GCAGTTTGCCGTCAGCCCGCAAACCATCCGTCGCGACCTCAACGATCTCGCAGAACAAAATATGATCCTGCGCCACCACGGCGGCGCGGCGTTACCGTCAAGCTCGGTCAATACTTCCTGGCATGACCGCAAGGCAACCCAGACGGCGGAAAAAGAGCGTATCGCCTATAAAGTGGCAAGCCAGATCCCCAACGGCGCGACGCTGTTTATCGATATCGGCACCACGCCGGAAGCGGTGGCGCACGCGCTGTTAAATCATGAGAATCTGCGTATCGTGACCAATAACCTGAACGTGGCGAATACGCTGATGGTGAAGGACGATTTCCGTATCATTCTGGCGGGCGGTGAGCTGCGCAGCCGCGACGGCGGGATTATCGGCGAGGCGACGCTCGATTTTATCTCTCAGTTCCGGCTCGATTTCGGCATTCTGGGCATCAGCGGTATCGACAGTGACGGCTCGCTGCTGGAGTTTGATTATCACGAAGTGCGCACCAAGCGCGCGATTATCGAGAACTCGCGCCACGTGATGCTGGTGGTGGATCACTCCAAGTTTGGCCGCAACGCGATGGTGAATTTAGGCAGTATCAGCCTTGTGGACGCGGTTTATACCGACACCATGCCGCCCGCCGGCGTGATGCAGGTGATTAACGCCAATAAGGTGCAGTTAGAGTTGTGTTGATGCCTTTGCGGTGAGGTGGGGTTTGCGGTGAGGTTGTTGGTGGAATGGCGGGTGCGCTTCGCTTACCCGCCCTACGATTCAGTTCATCGCAATATTATGTAGGGTGGGTAAGCGCAGCGCACCCACCGTGTATCCGCATCAATCGCCCTTATCAATGCCGCTTTTAAACCCCATACCCCATCATCTTCAACAACTGCTGTGCGTGCTGAACGGCGTCCTGACGGTGCGCCACGCCAAGCTTCTGATACAAATTGCGGATATGAGTTTTGATCGTGGTCGCCGCCACATCAAGCTCACCGGCAATCTGATCGTTGCTGTATCCGGAGTAGATAAGCCCCAGCACCTGCCATTCGCGCTGGGTCAGCGGGCTTGTGCGGATCAACTCCGGTACTTCCGGGTGGTTCAGCAGCTTATTGACGAAATTCTCATCAAAATGCGCGAACTTGTGGCGATGATGCTGGTTAATGTCACGCAAAATACGCTGCGCGCGATGCTGTTCGATCTCTGGCAGCGTATTGAGCTGCAACAGCTGACGCAACTGCTGCGCCATCGCTTCGCCTTCAATCACGAAATGGCTAATAAACCCGGTGCGGTTGGCCAGCGTTAACGCTTCCATCAGCACGCGCTGGGCGTCGCTTTTCCGTCCGGCATTCCAGTAAAGCTGGTTCAGCAATAGCAGGTTGCGGTTGATATCGCTCATCAGACGCAGGCTGCGGGCGTTTTCGTTAAGCTCTTCCAGCACCATCTCCGCGGGCTCGTAATCGCCAAGCAGGATCTGAACGCGGGCGATATTGCGCCACTGGCTTTGCAGGAAGTGGTTATTGGCGAAGGCCGGTTTCGGCGTCTGGCGTAGCCAGGCGGCGGCGGCGGCTTTATCGCCCGTCATCTGCCAGTAAATCACCCGCACTTTGTCGGCGTTAGAAACCCAGTCGCTGTGGTAATGGCCGTTACCGAGCAGATTTTCGAGACGGTTGAGGTGACTGCGGGCGTTGTCGAGGTCGCCGCGCGCCAGCGAGCACTGCACCAGCAGCGCCAGACACTGCAACTGCTGCTGCGGCTGGTAGCTCGCCAGAACGGTCATTCCAGTGCGCGCGCAGGCTTCCGCCTCATCAAGCCGCGCCCAGGCCCACAAGAGCTGTGCGCGAATACGCAGCAGGAACTCATGCAGCGGCAGCTGTTCCAGATGCTGCTCCTGAATAAGCGTAAAGGCTTTTTCCTGCGTCTCCCAGGCCGCCTGCAAAAAGCCCTGGGCGAAGAGAATTTCGCTCTGCTGGATAAGGCTCCAGAGCGCGTAGTGCCACACATCGTGACGGCGCGCCATCAGTTCGGTCTGCTGCATCACCGACAGCGATTTCGTTAAATCGCCTTTGCAGTGCAGCACTTCGCCGTGGACGGACGTCGCCACAATGCGACTGTAGAAATTCGCCAGCGGCAGTGTCTCCAGCGCGACCATCGCCAGCCGTTCGGCCTCGTCCGGGTCGCCGTCGTTAATCGCCACCTGGGCGCGCAGAGCGTTGAATTCGCCATGCAGCGTGTCGTCCATTTCTCCCTTCATCTCCTGCTCGGCACGCGCCAGCAGGGTGTTAACTTCGCTATAGCGATGCTGGCTTTGCATCAGCCAGGCCTGCAACAGTACAAGGCGCGGGTTCGCCAGCAGGCTTTCCCAGGGAAGGGCTTTTAAAGACTGTTCCAGCAGAGCGAGTTCACTGTGGTTGAACAGCCCCCAGGCGTGGTTAAGGAGAATATCGCGCAGCATACTGGCGTCGCCCGCCGCGAGCGCGTGGTGAATTGCCTCGCTCGGGAAACCCTGCGCCATCCAGCTCTCCGCCGCGGCGCGGTGGATATCCGGCAGCTCGGTTGACAGCTCCCACTGGCAGCGCTGACGCAGAAAGTTACCGAACAGCGGGTGGTAGCTGAACCATTCGCCGGAATCATCCATTCGCTGTAAAAACAGCCCCTGGCGCTCTATCTCTTCCAGCCGCATCTGACCGTTCTCTTCCCCGGTCACGCGCGCGATCAGCGCGTCGTTCATCGAACGCAGCAGGGCGCTTTTCAGTAAAAACTGACGGGTGTCGTTATCGACGTTATTCAGCACCTCATCGACCAGGTAATCGGAGAGGTGGCTGGCGTTAATGCCCGCCAGTCGGCGCGCCGACTGATGCACCGCGCCGGTATTCTGACGTGCCGAAAGCGCGATGAGCTGCAGCGCGGTAGCCCAGCCTGCGACATCGTCGCAAAGGCGGCTGCTCTGCGCCGGTTCGATGGGCTGGCTCAGTCGGCAGTCGAAAAACTGGCGCGCTTCCTGGTGCGTAAACGCAAGCTGCTGGCTGCCGATTTCGAGCAACTGTTCGCGCACGCGCAGGTTGGCGATACCCAGTTGCGGCAGGTTGCGCGAGAGCACCACCAGCGTCAGATGATCGGGCTGATGGCGCAGGAAGAAGCGCATCGCCTCGTGAATAACCGGATTGGTGATGAGATGGTAATCATCAATCACCAGAAAGAGCGGGCGCGGCCAGTCAGCCAGCTCGATGAAAAGCTGCGCAAACAGGGAGGAGAGGTTCGCGTACTGACGTTTCTGGGCCATCACTTCGCTGCTGGCGCAGTGTCCGCCCGTCGCCTGCTGAATGGCGGCGATAAGATAGCTGGCGAAGCGCTCCGGTTGGTTATCGCCTTCATCAAGCGAATACCAGCCCAGCTCGGTTTTCCCGGCGGCCCACTGGGAAATTAACGTCGTTTTTCCGTAGCCGGCGGGGCTGTTGATAAGCGCCAGCCGGTAGTTGCTAGCGCCGGATAATTTAGCCAGCAGACGTTCACGAACCACAGTGTGTTCAAGACGAACCGGGCGACTTAACTTAGACGGTATCAACATAGGATCACTTCACTGTGCAGGAGGCAAAGAGATGACGATTTTTTTTGAGCTTCGTAATTAATACTAAATTAAGGTCGGACAGAATCCGTCCGAATGCAAGTTATGTCCTTTTTTGGGCACGTTAAAGTTGCACTCTGTCACATTTCCATTTTTTCTGTGAATATTTCGCCCCCGTTCGTCTGCGAAGGCCGTTGGCTCTGGCTTTGCGTTAAGGCGTGGATGATTTTATTTCGCCACTGGCACAGTAAACCTTGCAAACCTGCCATATTTTCAGTGGGTTTTGTGCGCAGAATCACCGTAAAAAGGCGCCAGAAGGGAGCTGAAGCGTTATTTTTAGTGAGAATTCGTTTCCGCTGTAACAGCGCTCCCGCTTTCGCGTGCTCTTAAGGGGAACATGTCGAATGAAGCGGTACGTTTTGCAGATGTTCCCGCAGGTTTTACCGCTTTTTGTAGGGGTTTTAGTGCCATAGATCACAGTTTTTGCTACTACCCGTTTCTCCTCCCTGGCTAATCCTGCGCAGGATGAGGAATTCGCAAAGAGGGCCGGGCAAACTAGCGGAAATTCTCCTTATTTTTTGCTACAGGACCCCGATTTACTATGTCACAGCCCACCTTTAATCCGACCGAATTTGAGGCTGCGCTGACCCGTCAGTGGCAGCGTTTTGGTTTACATAGTGCCAA
The genomic region above belongs to Cronobacter malonaticus LMG 23826 and contains:
- a CDS encoding DeoR/GlpR family transcriptional regulator; translated protein: MKQTQRHDAIIELVKKQGYVSTEELVEQFAVSPQTIRRDLNDLAEQNMILRHHGGAALPSSSVNTSWHDRKATQTAEKERIAYKVASQIPNGATLFIDIGTTPEAVAHALLNHENLRIVTNNLNVANTLMVKDDFRIILAGGELRSRDGGIIGEATLDFISQFRLDFGILGISGIDSDGSLLEFDYHEVRTKRAIIENSRHVMLVVDHSKFGRNAMVNLGSISLVDAVYTDTMPPAGVMQVINANKVQLELC
- the malT gene encoding HTH-type transcriptional regulator MalT; the protein is MLIPSKLSRPVRLEHTVVRERLLAKLSGASNYRLALINSPAGYGKTTLISQWAAGKTELGWYSLDEGDNQPERFASYLIAAIQQATGGHCASSEVMAQKRQYANLSSLFAQLFIELADWPRPLFLVIDDYHLITNPVIHEAMRFFLRHQPDHLTLVVLSRNLPQLGIANLRVREQLLEIGSQQLAFTHQEARQFFDCRLSQPIEPAQSSRLCDDVAGWATALQLIALSARQNTGAVHQSARRLAGINASHLSDYLVDEVLNNVDNDTRQFLLKSALLRSMNDALIARVTGEENGQMRLEEIERQGLFLQRMDDSGEWFSYHPLFGNFLRQRCQWELSTELPDIHRAAAESWMAQGFPSEAIHHALAAGDASMLRDILLNHAWGLFNHSELALLEQSLKALPWESLLANPRLVLLQAWLMQSQHRYSEVNTLLARAEQEMKGEMDDTLHGEFNALRAQVAINDGDPDEAERLAMVALETLPLANFYSRIVATSVHGEVLHCKGDLTKSLSVMQQTELMARRHDVWHYALWSLIQQSEILFAQGFLQAAWETQEKAFTLIQEQHLEQLPLHEFLLRIRAQLLWAWARLDEAEACARTGMTVLASYQPQQQLQCLALLVQCSLARGDLDNARSHLNRLENLLGNGHYHSDWVSNADKVRVIYWQMTGDKAAAAAWLRQTPKPAFANNHFLQSQWRNIARVQILLGDYEPAEMVLEELNENARSLRLMSDINRNLLLLNQLYWNAGRKSDAQRVLMEALTLANRTGFISHFVIEGEAMAQQLRQLLQLNTLPEIEQHRAQRILRDINQHHRHKFAHFDENFVNKLLNHPEVPELIRTSPLTQREWQVLGLIYSGYSNDQIAGELDVAATTIKTHIRNLYQKLGVAHRQDAVQHAQQLLKMMGYGV